A DNA window from Halichondria panicea chromosome 16, odHalPani1.1, whole genome shotgun sequence contains the following coding sequences:
- the LOC135349631 gene encoding pericentriolar material 1 protein-like isoform X2, protein MATPHPSKLRGALNRSLPAKPGALVRAARANGDSNMSEDSYSGRVHISSSVPRTRFTAKTSRSEREGIENLRTKMTFSDHSTESSARSTPRKKQSNLPLEGIVSPRGHTSLPSYVLDAGRDDGASEGELTNSVTVQDILVKLDSVKNYLKEAESLQKQLQDKVSEPGASAQVEKLNKLIRELRQQETSYLAVLLRIIDRGETFSQLNTTQEESGSEISEDEDSLEGDEALSLSLRAELQQQKSEELTTEQEEELRVLRQQQQMLRDLIQQQEKIKELEGKQAELLRRRNMAQKELVDAEAKTQEYRHLTEASAMMSEGKPLANEQPDKPPEDDQQENEEETRSREALLKKIATLKERKEKLEGLMDSFAQVQLEDPEATPEGSSEESDSGDGEGDTSVEQAEEASGTSEFVNPSEGLADAELEAKLRKAADARQKLKELRLTIDSLKEATGMTPDDRGESAVRRSDGGASVDEGDTTLDATLEEREGDLDRSLVVDYQQRLVQKRQEVAQLQKQKDDLLQMQERILTMQEEYLDPDDCAPSQQSAEGEGLPLLLAQELEKQQQLYDEIMAKTEKLKNLRVQYQEEVAKTSEHDTYSLTSSTRLLTEADLTTATWGGSTVQSDESSDNDSDSSGGDPPQQTIGASVSVQTGDVVPDEQLPFSVTRHTPRRNPARRTLSDTGDTPKSADKRRKLETEEHSRGATSKGAGSKYNGPSAVWPGVIFPTQRRPAPTRDSSSQTPNHAPTNHGAANFPPPEPTAGATMMPPGDNMNPQFGFMSNMCSELLRGQNQLIGALCHKMDLDSSINILSNYHRELDGYYRHMCQAHARLEQAAPQSEAEEPIDAQPPPETSSLPPDEPRPSQYGYQQQQPGVTDHLSSGGSSLLRPPPPMPMVMSQSPYPPRPVYQPGWYHNPSPMAFSFSPHFSSQFGTNGMSPFQGWPHFGSTGYSPQVVPPHNVQQNPSTFHPGATNDGTHAEFPEINFRDLLLNSPSGITSASVQVQAPSTPPPSAPPSVKSLNSNNNNTTQLRVPTTTVGSSNYAEGMPTNSEREGGNKDQDEESISSMPFSAPDDTEVAQSSSEVLVEGGAGFSVFDALRDTIYSEVATLIANNENRPHYLVELFRELQLVNSDYLRQRALYNIQDLVTRFLTGEDEATPTHGPIADSLEPTSSESEGTTEEEPPQPQPSELTSQVYDYVELAQSGSSLSTPPCPDQPFAADDLGDTVIRRDRALAKLVSGEEEGSPALQPPVVSPGPLVNEEGVLETSFEQEPPGNTFLDTKLLDEQIKDVMTEVIPILKANMAASCCPSLLDQIKNTVLDLVLKKEKERNPEFLETLTKQIDSTVTETLEKYRDKNFKDCGEDMLVDLSEVLFNELSFFNLMQDLRDHPQLSSDFRSVTSSQTTTENDDTGDETKAGPMDALLLQALTLQASRSLVDEEEALGKMRDDELAKTWDPSPQSDEEDITREEPPTASNITPEAIIDSPTEEPLSNPEAPITPPTTTPQPSVGVEGGASGEVADNIDPMPGIEHKETSSSAGDNTEATGGEDLPTPTKPTEGETNGDDVVAQVPSVEHDESGDIAPVGGIGTEGGAIQQHHASSPPSHSLVAIPQITLDVQLKSEQESIEGLPAIIASIEGQGQELAGTGEELPSNEQAEP, encoded by the exons ATGGCGACACCGCATCCATCCAAGTTGAGAGGTGCTCTCAATCGTTCCCTCCCTGCTAAACCCGGAGCGTTGGTCAGAGCTGCACGGGCCAATGGTGACAGCAAT ATGAGTGAGGACTCGTATAGTGGGCGTGTCCACATATCCTCCTCTGTCCCCCGGACACGGTTCACAGCCAAGACCTCCCGCAGTGAAAGAGAAGGCATAGAAAACCTGCGGACCAAGATGACATTCAGTGATCATAGC ACTGAAAGCTCTGCACGATCCACCCCACGGAAGAAGCAATCCAATCTGCCACTGGAAGGGATCGTGTCTCCACGAGGCCACACCTCTCTACCTAGTTACGTTCTAGATGCCGGGAGGGACGACGGGGCATCAGAGGGCGAGCTCACCAATTCTGTCACTGTTCAGGACATACTAGTCAAACTGGACTCTGTCAAG AACTATTTAAAGGAAGCGGAGTCCTTGCAGAAGCAGCTGCAAGACAAGGTCTCTGAG CCTGGAGCTTCAGCTCAGGTGGAGAAGTTGAATAAACTGATTCGGGAGCTGAGACAACAGGAGACCTCCTACCTGGCAGTCCTGCTTAGGATCATA GACCGCGGAGAGACTTTCAGCCAGCTGAACACGACACAAGAGGAGAGTGGATCTGAGATCAGTGAGGACGAGGACAGTCTGGAGGGAGACGAGGCCCTCAGCCTCAGCCTCAGGGCAGAGCTACAACAGCAG AAGTCTGAGGAGCTGACCACTGAGCAGGAGGAGGAGTTAAGAGTGCTGAGACAGCAGCAGCAGATGCTCAGAGACCTTATTCAACAGCAGGAGAAG ATCAAAGAGCTTGAAGGGAAACAGGCAGAGCTTCTTCGTCGCAGAAATATGGCTCAGAAGGAGTTAGTTGATGCTGAAGCTAAG ACTCAAGAGTATCGGCATCTAACTGAGGCATCTGCTATGATGAGTGAGGGGAAACCCTTAGCTAACGAACAGCCTGACAAACCACCGGAAGATGATCAACAAGAAAATGAG gaggAGACAAGAAGTCGCGAGGCTCTCCTGAAGAAGATAGCCACTCTCAAAGAGCGTAAAGAGAAGCTAGAGGGACTGATGGATTCGTTTGCTCAAGTGCAACTAGAAGACCCCGAGGCCACACCTGAGGGCAGCAGTGAGGAGAGTGACTCGGGTGATGGGGAGGGGGACACCAGCGTGGAGCAAGCAGAGGAAGCGAGTGGAACTAGTGAGTTTGTAAATCCCAGTGAAGGTCTTGCTGACGCTGAGCTGGAAGCCAAACTAAG GAAAGCTGCTGATGCCAGGCAAAAGCTGAAGGAGTTGAGACTGACAATAGACAGCCTCAAAGAAGCA ACTGGGATGACTCCTGATGATAGGGGTGAGTCTGCTGTTAGGAGGTCTGATGGTGGGGCTAGTGTGGACGAGGGAGACACCACTCTGGACGCTACCCTCGAGGAAAgagaag GAGACCTAGACCGCAGTCTGGTGGTGGACTATCAGCAGAGGCTGGTTCAGAAGAGACAGGAGGTGGCTCAGCTACAAAAGCAGAAAGATGACCTCCTCCAAATGCAAGAGAGGATACTGACCATGCAAGAAGAGTACTTA GATCCAGATGACTGTGCCCCCTCCCAGCAGTCAGCCGAGGGGGAGGGATTGCCTCTCCTCTTAGCCCAGGAGCTGGAGAAGCAGCAGCAACTTTACGATGAGATCATGGCAAAGACAGAGAAACTCAAGAACTTGCGTGTG CAATATCAGGAGGAGGTTGCCAAGACTTCTGAGCATGACACCTACTCCTTGAC GAGCTCCACAAGATTGCTCACTGAAGC TGACCTGACAACAGCAACGTGGGGGGGCTCCACTGTCCAGAGTGATGAGAGCAGCGACAATGACTCGGACAGCTCTGGAGGAGATCCTCCTCAACAAACAATAG GTGCCAGCGTGTCTGTGCAGACAGGAGATGTTGTTCCGGATGAGCAGCTCCCGTTTAGCGTCACACGCCACACCCCTAGACGTAACCCCGCTAGACGCACCCTCTCCGACACGGGGGACACTCCCAAGAGTGCCGACAAGAGGAGGAAGTTGGAGACAGAGGAGCACAGTAGGGGGGCCACCAGCAAGGGTGCcg GGTCAAAGTATAATGGGCCCAGTGCCGTGTGGCCTGGTGTTATCTTCCCCACTCAAAGGAGACCTGCTCCTACTAGAGACAGCTCTTCCCAGACACCCAATCACGCTCCAACTAACCACGGTGCCGCTAACTTCCCGCCCCCTGAACCGACAGCTGGTGCAACAATGATGCCACCTGGAGACAACATGAATCCTCAGTTTGGATTCATGTCTAACATGTGCAGTGAGCTACTGCGAGGACAGAACCAACTCATTGGAGCTCTCTGTCATAAAATGGATCTCGACTCCAGCATAAACATACTCTCTAATTACCACAGGGAACTGGACGGTTACTATAGACACATGTGTCAAGCACACGCTAGG TTGGAGCAAGCAGCCCCTCAGTCCGAAGCAGAGGAGCCTATTGATGCCCAACCTCCGCCTGAGACCTCCTCCCTACCACCTGACGAACCTCGGCCTAGCCAGTATGGCTACCAACAGCAGCAGCCTGGCGTAACAGACCATCTCTCCAGCGGAGGCTCAAGTCTCCTCAGACCACCTCCCCCTATGCCGATGGTCATGTCGCAAAGCCCCTACCCCCCACGGCCTGTATACCAGCCAGGATGGTATCACAATCCCTCTCCAATGGCATTCTCATTCTCGCCTCATTTCTCGAGCCAGTTTGGGACAAATGGCATGTCTCCATTCCAAGGCTGGCCTCATTTCGGTTCCACTGGGTACTCCCCTCAAGTTGTCCCCCCACACAATGTTCAGCAAAATCCATCCACATTCCACCCTGGCGCTACCAATGACGGAACTCATGCTGAATTCCCAGAGATTAATTTCCGAGATTTGCTTCTGAATAGCCCGTCTGGAATCACGTCAGCGTCCGTACAAGTGCAAGCTCCATCGACTCCGCCCCCAAGTGCCCCGCCTAGTGTGAAGAGTCTAAacagcaacaacaacaacactaCTCAACTTAGAGTACCAACGACTACTGTAGGCAGCTCCAATTATGCGGAGGGCATGCCAACTAACAGTGAGAGGgagggaggcaacaaagatcAAGACGAGGAGTCAATCTCTTCAATGCCTTTCAGTGCACCAGACGATACTGAAGT AGCTCAGTCATCCTCTGAGGTACTGGTGGAGGGTGGAGCTGGCTTCTCGGTGTTTGATGCCCTCAGGGACACCATCTACTCGGAAGTGGCCACCCTCATAGCCAACAACGAGAACAGACCACACTACCTG GTGGAACTGTTTCGAGAGCTTCAATTGGTTAACTCGGACTATCTTCGTCAGCGAGCACTCTACAACATCCAGGACCTGGTTACCCGCTTCCTGACGGGGGAGGatgaagccacacccactcatgGACCC ATTGCTGATTCTTTGGAGCCAACGTCCAGTGAGAGTGAGGGCACCACTGAGGAAGAACCACCCCAACCCCAGCCCTCAGAGCTCACCAGCCAGGTGTACGATTACGTTGAGTTAGCCCAGAGTGGCAGCTCCCTCTCCACACCGCCTTGTCCCGACCAACCCTTTGCTGCTGACGATCTCGGGGACACTGTGATACGACGAGACAGGGCTCTGGCTAAACTTGTGAGCGGTGAAGAGGAGGGTAGTCCCGCGTTACAGCCCCCCGTGGTGAGTCCCGGACCCCTGGTAAATGAAGAGGGTGTGCTGGAGACATCCTTTGAGCAAGAACCACCG GGAAATACATTTCTGGACACAAAACTATTGGACGAACAAATCAAAGATGTTATGACT GAGGTGATTCCTATACTCAAGGCCAACATGGCTGCCAGCTGCTGCCCCTCGTTGCTGGATCAGATCAAGAACACTGTGTTGGATCTTGTGctgaaaaaagaaaaagaaaga AACCCTGAATTCTTAGAGACGCTCACGAAGCAGATTGATTCCACAGTCACAGAAACTTTAGAGAAATATCGAGACAAGAA TTTTAAGGACTGTGGTGAAGACATGTTGGTGGACCTCAGTGAAGTGCTGTTCAATGAGCTTTCATTCTTCAACCTCATGCAGGACCTCAGAGA CCATCCCCAGCTGAGCTCAGACTTTAGGTCAGTCACATCGTCCCAAACCACCACTGAGAACGACGACACTGGTGACGAAACTAAAGCTGGGCCGATGGATGCTCTCCTCCTGCAGGCACTCACTCTACAGGCCAGTAGGAGTCTGGTGGATGAGGAAGAGGCTCTTGGAAAG ATGAGGGATGATGAGTTGGCTAAGACGTGGGACCCGAGTCCACAAAG TGATGAAGAAGACATAACAAGAGAAGAGCCTCCTACCGCTTCAAATATTACCCCAGAGGCCATAATCGATTCACCCACGGAGGAACCTTTAAGCAATCCTGAGGCCCCAATCACTCCACCTACAACTACCCCTCAACCTAGTGTGGGAGTTGAGGGAGGGGCTAGTGGAGAGGTTGCCGACAATATTGACCCTATGCCAGGTATAGAGCACAAGGAGACGAGTAGTAGTGCAGGTGACAACACGGAGGCCACTGGTGGAGAGGATTTGCCAACCCCTACCAAACCGACCGAGGGGGAGACTAATGGAGACGATGTCGTTGCTCAGGTGCCAAGTGTGGAGCATGACGAGTCTGGAGATATTGCACCCGTGGGAGGGATTGGAACGGAGGGTGGGGCCATCCAACAACACCACGCCTCCTCTCCACCAAGTCACAGTCTGGTGGCCATCCCTCAG ATCACACTGGATGTTCAGTTGAAGAGTGAGCAGGAGTCCATTGAGGGGCTACCAGCAATCATAGCCAGCATTGAGGGTCAGGGACAAG AGCTTGCTGGGACTGGAGAAGAGTTGCCCTCAAATGAACAGGCTGAACCGTGA
- the LOC135349631 gene encoding pericentriolar material 1 protein-like isoform X3, with protein sequence MATPHPSKLRGALNRSLPAKPGALVRAARANGDSNMSEDSYSGRVHISSSVPRTRFTAKTSRSEREGIENLRTKMTFSDHSTESSARSTPRKKQSNLPLEGIVSPRGHTSLPSYVLDAGRDDGASEGELTNSVTVQDILVKLDSVKNYLKEAESLQKQLQDKVSEPGASAQVEKLNKLIRELRQQETSYLAVLLRIIDRGETFSQLNTTQEESGSEISEDEDSLEGDEALSLSLRAELQQQKSEELTTEQEEELRVLRQQQQMLRDLIQQQEKIKELEGKQAELLRRRNMAQKELVDAEAKTQEYRHLTEASAMMSEGKPLANEQPDKPPEDDQQENEEETRSREALLKKIATLKERKEKLEGLMDSFAQVQLEDPEATPEGSSEESDSGDGEGDTSVEQAEEASGTSEFVNPSEGLADAELEAKLRKAADARQKLKELRLTIDSLKEATGMTPDDRGESAVRRSDGGASVDEGDTTLDATLEEREGDLDRSLVVDYQQRLVQKRQEVAQLQKQKDDLLQMQERILTMQEEYLDPDDCAPSQQSAEGEGLPLLLAQELEKQQQLYDEIMAKTEKLKNLRVQYQEEVAKTSEHDTYSLTDLTTATWGGSTVQSDESSDNDSDSSGGDPPQQTIGASVSVQTGDVVPDEQLPFSVTRHTPRRNPARRTLSDTGDTPKSADKRRKLETEEHSRGATSKGAGSKYNGPSAVWPGVIFPTQRRPAPTRDSSSQTPNHAPTNHGAANFPPPEPTAGATMMPPGDNMNPQFGFMSNMCSELLRGQNQLIGALCHKMDLDSSINILSNYHRELDGYYRHMCQAHARLEQAAPQSEAEEPIDAQPPPETSSLPPDEPRPSQYGYQQQQPGVTDHLSSGGSSLLRPPPPMPMVMSQSPYPPRPVYQPGWYHNPSPMAFSFSPHFSSQFGTNGMSPFQGWPHFGSTGYSPQVVPPHNVQQNPSTFHPGATNDGTHAEFPEINFRDLLLNSPSGITSASVQVQAPSTPPPSAPPSVKSLNSNNNNTTQLRVPTTTVGSSNYAEGMPTNSEREGGNKDQDEESISSMPFSAPDDTEVAQSSSEVLVEGGAGFSVFDALRDTIYSEVATLIANNENRPHYLVELFRELQLVNSDYLRQRALYNIQDLVTRFLTGEDEATPTHGPQIADSLEPTSSESEGTTEEEPPQPQPSELTSQVYDYVELAQSGSSLSTPPCPDQPFAADDLGDTVIRRDRALAKLVSGEEEGSPALQPPVVSPGPLVNEEGVLETSFEQEPPGNTFLDTKLLDEQIKDVMTEVIPILKANMAASCCPSLLDQIKNTVLDLVLKKEKERNPEFLETLTKQIDSTVTETLEKYRDKNFKDCGEDMLVDLSEVLFNELSFFNLMQDLRDHPQLSSDFRSVTSSQTTTENDDTGDETKAGPMDALLLQALTLQASRSLVDEEEALGKMRDDELAKTWDPSPQSDEEDITREEPPTASNITPEAIIDSPTEEPLSNPEAPITPPTTTPQPSVGVEGGASGEVADNIDPMPGIEHKETSSSAGDNTEATGGEDLPTPTKPTEGETNGDDVVAQVPSVEHDESGDIAPVGGIGTEGGAIQQHHASSPPSHSLVAIPQITLDVQLKSEQESIEGLPAIIASIEGQGQELAGTGEELPSNEQAEP encoded by the exons ATGGCGACACCGCATCCATCCAAGTTGAGAGGTGCTCTCAATCGTTCCCTCCCTGCTAAACCCGGAGCGTTGGTCAGAGCTGCACGGGCCAATGGTGACAGCAAT ATGAGTGAGGACTCGTATAGTGGGCGTGTCCACATATCCTCCTCTGTCCCCCGGACACGGTTCACAGCCAAGACCTCCCGCAGTGAAAGAGAAGGCATAGAAAACCTGCGGACCAAGATGACATTCAGTGATCATAGC ACTGAAAGCTCTGCACGATCCACCCCACGGAAGAAGCAATCCAATCTGCCACTGGAAGGGATCGTGTCTCCACGAGGCCACACCTCTCTACCTAGTTACGTTCTAGATGCCGGGAGGGACGACGGGGCATCAGAGGGCGAGCTCACCAATTCTGTCACTGTTCAGGACATACTAGTCAAACTGGACTCTGTCAAG AACTATTTAAAGGAAGCGGAGTCCTTGCAGAAGCAGCTGCAAGACAAGGTCTCTGAG CCTGGAGCTTCAGCTCAGGTGGAGAAGTTGAATAAACTGATTCGGGAGCTGAGACAACAGGAGACCTCCTACCTGGCAGTCCTGCTTAGGATCATA GACCGCGGAGAGACTTTCAGCCAGCTGAACACGACACAAGAGGAGAGTGGATCTGAGATCAGTGAGGACGAGGACAGTCTGGAGGGAGACGAGGCCCTCAGCCTCAGCCTCAGGGCAGAGCTACAACAGCAG AAGTCTGAGGAGCTGACCACTGAGCAGGAGGAGGAGTTAAGAGTGCTGAGACAGCAGCAGCAGATGCTCAGAGACCTTATTCAACAGCAGGAGAAG ATCAAAGAGCTTGAAGGGAAACAGGCAGAGCTTCTTCGTCGCAGAAATATGGCTCAGAAGGAGTTAGTTGATGCTGAAGCTAAG ACTCAAGAGTATCGGCATCTAACTGAGGCATCTGCTATGATGAGTGAGGGGAAACCCTTAGCTAACGAACAGCCTGACAAACCACCGGAAGATGATCAACAAGAAAATGAG gaggAGACAAGAAGTCGCGAGGCTCTCCTGAAGAAGATAGCCACTCTCAAAGAGCGTAAAGAGAAGCTAGAGGGACTGATGGATTCGTTTGCTCAAGTGCAACTAGAAGACCCCGAGGCCACACCTGAGGGCAGCAGTGAGGAGAGTGACTCGGGTGATGGGGAGGGGGACACCAGCGTGGAGCAAGCAGAGGAAGCGAGTGGAACTAGTGAGTTTGTAAATCCCAGTGAAGGTCTTGCTGACGCTGAGCTGGAAGCCAAACTAAG GAAAGCTGCTGATGCCAGGCAAAAGCTGAAGGAGTTGAGACTGACAATAGACAGCCTCAAAGAAGCA ACTGGGATGACTCCTGATGATAGGGGTGAGTCTGCTGTTAGGAGGTCTGATGGTGGGGCTAGTGTGGACGAGGGAGACACCACTCTGGACGCTACCCTCGAGGAAAgagaag GAGACCTAGACCGCAGTCTGGTGGTGGACTATCAGCAGAGGCTGGTTCAGAAGAGACAGGAGGTGGCTCAGCTACAAAAGCAGAAAGATGACCTCCTCCAAATGCAAGAGAGGATACTGACCATGCAAGAAGAGTACTTA GATCCAGATGACTGTGCCCCCTCCCAGCAGTCAGCCGAGGGGGAGGGATTGCCTCTCCTCTTAGCCCAGGAGCTGGAGAAGCAGCAGCAACTTTACGATGAGATCATGGCAAAGACAGAGAAACTCAAGAACTTGCGTGTG CAATATCAGGAGGAGGTTGCCAAGACTTCTGAGCATGACACCTACTCCTTGAC TGACCTGACAACAGCAACGTGGGGGGGCTCCACTGTCCAGAGTGATGAGAGCAGCGACAATGACTCGGACAGCTCTGGAGGAGATCCTCCTCAACAAACAATAG GTGCCAGCGTGTCTGTGCAGACAGGAGATGTTGTTCCGGATGAGCAGCTCCCGTTTAGCGTCACACGCCACACCCCTAGACGTAACCCCGCTAGACGCACCCTCTCCGACACGGGGGACACTCCCAAGAGTGCCGACAAGAGGAGGAAGTTGGAGACAGAGGAGCACAGTAGGGGGGCCACCAGCAAGGGTGCcg GGTCAAAGTATAATGGGCCCAGTGCCGTGTGGCCTGGTGTTATCTTCCCCACTCAAAGGAGACCTGCTCCTACTAGAGACAGCTCTTCCCAGACACCCAATCACGCTCCAACTAACCACGGTGCCGCTAACTTCCCGCCCCCTGAACCGACAGCTGGTGCAACAATGATGCCACCTGGAGACAACATGAATCCTCAGTTTGGATTCATGTCTAACATGTGCAGTGAGCTACTGCGAGGACAGAACCAACTCATTGGAGCTCTCTGTCATAAAATGGATCTCGACTCCAGCATAAACATACTCTCTAATTACCACAGGGAACTGGACGGTTACTATAGACACATGTGTCAAGCACACGCTAGG TTGGAGCAAGCAGCCCCTCAGTCCGAAGCAGAGGAGCCTATTGATGCCCAACCTCCGCCTGAGACCTCCTCCCTACCACCTGACGAACCTCGGCCTAGCCAGTATGGCTACCAACAGCAGCAGCCTGGCGTAACAGACCATCTCTCCAGCGGAGGCTCAAGTCTCCTCAGACCACCTCCCCCTATGCCGATGGTCATGTCGCAAAGCCCCTACCCCCCACGGCCTGTATACCAGCCAGGATGGTATCACAATCCCTCTCCAATGGCATTCTCATTCTCGCCTCATTTCTCGAGCCAGTTTGGGACAAATGGCATGTCTCCATTCCAAGGCTGGCCTCATTTCGGTTCCACTGGGTACTCCCCTCAAGTTGTCCCCCCACACAATGTTCAGCAAAATCCATCCACATTCCACCCTGGCGCTACCAATGACGGAACTCATGCTGAATTCCCAGAGATTAATTTCCGAGATTTGCTTCTGAATAGCCCGTCTGGAATCACGTCAGCGTCCGTACAAGTGCAAGCTCCATCGACTCCGCCCCCAAGTGCCCCGCCTAGTGTGAAGAGTCTAAacagcaacaacaacaacactaCTCAACTTAGAGTACCAACGACTACTGTAGGCAGCTCCAATTATGCGGAGGGCATGCCAACTAACAGTGAGAGGgagggaggcaacaaagatcAAGACGAGGAGTCAATCTCTTCAATGCCTTTCAGTGCACCAGACGATACTGAAGT AGCTCAGTCATCCTCTGAGGTACTGGTGGAGGGTGGAGCTGGCTTCTCGGTGTTTGATGCCCTCAGGGACACCATCTACTCGGAAGTGGCCACCCTCATAGCCAACAACGAGAACAGACCACACTACCTG GTGGAACTGTTTCGAGAGCTTCAATTGGTTAACTCGGACTATCTTCGTCAGCGAGCACTCTACAACATCCAGGACCTGGTTACCCGCTTCCTGACGGGGGAGGatgaagccacacccactcatgGACCC CAGATTGCTGATTCTTTGGAGCCAACGTCCAGTGAGAGTGAGGGCACCACTGAGGAAGAACCACCCCAACCCCAGCCCTCAGAGCTCACCAGCCAGGTGTACGATTACGTTGAGTTAGCCCAGAGTGGCAGCTCCCTCTCCACACCGCCTTGTCCCGACCAACCCTTTGCTGCTGACGATCTCGGGGACACTGTGATACGACGAGACAGGGCTCTGGCTAAACTTGTGAGCGGTGAAGAGGAGGGTAGTCCCGCGTTACAGCCCCCCGTGGTGAGTCCCGGACCCCTGGTAAATGAAGAGGGTGTGCTGGAGACATCCTTTGAGCAAGAACCACCG GGAAATACATTTCTGGACACAAAACTATTGGACGAACAAATCAAAGATGTTATGACT GAGGTGATTCCTATACTCAAGGCCAACATGGCTGCCAGCTGCTGCCCCTCGTTGCTGGATCAGATCAAGAACACTGTGTTGGATCTTGTGctgaaaaaagaaaaagaaaga AACCCTGAATTCTTAGAGACGCTCACGAAGCAGATTGATTCCACAGTCACAGAAACTTTAGAGAAATATCGAGACAAGAA TTTTAAGGACTGTGGTGAAGACATGTTGGTGGACCTCAGTGAAGTGCTGTTCAATGAGCTTTCATTCTTCAACCTCATGCAGGACCTCAGAGA CCATCCCCAGCTGAGCTCAGACTTTAGGTCAGTCACATCGTCCCAAACCACCACTGAGAACGACGACACTGGTGACGAAACTAAAGCTGGGCCGATGGATGCTCTCCTCCTGCAGGCACTCACTCTACAGGCCAGTAGGAGTCTGGTGGATGAGGAAGAGGCTCTTGGAAAG ATGAGGGATGATGAGTTGGCTAAGACGTGGGACCCGAGTCCACAAAG TGATGAAGAAGACATAACAAGAGAAGAGCCTCCTACCGCTTCAAATATTACCCCAGAGGCCATAATCGATTCACCCACGGAGGAACCTTTAAGCAATCCTGAGGCCCCAATCACTCCACCTACAACTACCCCTCAACCTAGTGTGGGAGTTGAGGGAGGGGCTAGTGGAGAGGTTGCCGACAATATTGACCCTATGCCAGGTATAGAGCACAAGGAGACGAGTAGTAGTGCAGGTGACAACACGGAGGCCACTGGTGGAGAGGATTTGCCAACCCCTACCAAACCGACCGAGGGGGAGACTAATGGAGACGATGTCGTTGCTCAGGTGCCAAGTGTGGAGCATGACGAGTCTGGAGATATTGCACCCGTGGGAGGGATTGGAACGGAGGGTGGGGCCATCCAACAACACCACGCCTCCTCTCCACCAAGTCACAGTCTGGTGGCCATCCCTCAG ATCACACTGGATGTTCAGTTGAAGAGTGAGCAGGAGTCCATTGAGGGGCTACCAGCAATCATAGCCAGCATTGAGGGTCAGGGACAAG AGCTTGCTGGGACTGGAGAAGAGTTGCCCTCAAATGAACAGGCTGAACCGTGA